From one Rhodoferax sp. PAMC 29310 genomic stretch:
- a CDS encoding IS481 family transposase, with amino-acid sequence MSQVHPCARTTPRTRAEIRTSPAGASALADRYNITPATARKWKEREDSEDRSHRPRTLKTTLSPAQEQLVVELRRTVLLPLDDLLAITREFINAAVSRSGLDRCLRRHGVSDLKGLLPQVEGEPAPLKTFKDYEPGFIHIDIKYLPQMPDETKRRYLFVAIDRATRWVYFHIYNDQTDVSSTDFLCRLRKVSPMRIQKILTDNGSQFTDRFTAKSKQATGKHTFDISCAEMGIVHRLSPPRHPQTNGMVERFNGRISDLVKQTRFASAAELEATLTLYLKTYNHHIPQRALKHQTPIQALQKWRAGKPDLFVKRVYEQAGLDT; translated from the coding sequence ATGAGTCAAGTCCATCCCTGCGCCCGAACCACCCCTCGCACACGCGCTGAGATAAGGACCTCGCCCGCTGGTGCCAGTGCGCTGGCCGACCGATACAACATCACGCCCGCCACCGCTCGCAAGTGGAAAGAGCGCGAAGATTCAGAGGATCGCTCCCACCGCCCGCGTACGTTGAAGACGACGCTCAGTCCAGCGCAGGAGCAACTTGTTGTCGAGCTTCGGCGCACAGTTCTACTGCCCCTGGACGACCTGCTGGCGATCACCCGCGAGTTCATCAATGCCGCTGTTTCACGCTCAGGCTTGGACCGTTGTTTGCGCCGCCATGGCGTCTCCGATCTGAAAGGCCTGCTGCCACAAGTTGAGGGGGAGCCTGCGCCACTGAAAACCTTCAAGGACTACGAGCCTGGATTCATACACATTGACATCAAGTACCTGCCGCAGATGCCTGATGAGACGAAGAGGCGCTACCTCTTTGTGGCCATTGATCGAGCGACACGGTGGGTCTATTTCCACATTTACAACGACCAGACTGACGTCAGCAGTACCGATTTTTTGTGCCGGTTGAGAAAAGTCTCGCCCATGAGAATTCAAAAGATTCTGACTGACAACGGAAGTCAATTTACCGACCGTTTTACAGCCAAGAGCAAACAAGCCACGGGCAAGCATACGTTCGACATCAGCTGTGCCGAGATGGGTATCGTGCATCGCCTGTCGCCCCCACGCCATCCGCAAACCAATGGCATGGTGGAGCGCTTCAATGGGCGCATCAGCGACTTGGTTAAGCAAACACGTTTCGCATCAGCGGCTGAGCTGGAGGCGACTCTGACGCTTTATTTAAAGACCTACAACCACCATATCCCGCAGCGGGCTTTGAAGCACCAAACACCTATTCAAGCTTTGCAGAAATGGCGCGCAGGAAAACCTGATTTGTTTGTCAAGCGAGTTTATGAACAGGCGGGACTTGACACCTAG
- a CDS encoding IS256 family transposase: protein MTVEMKPLPAELIDALLADYKKPEDLIGQNGLLTPLTKALVERALQAELTGHLGHGKNQLVANEAGNTRNGCSKKTLKGDFGQLPIEIPRDRAGTFEPQLIGKHQTRWSGFDDKILSLYARGMTVREIQGHLQEMYGAEVSPTLISSVTDAVMDEVKAWQSRPLEALYPIVYMDCIHVKVRDNGTVRVKALYLAIGVNLDGLKEVLGLWMAQTEGAKFWLQVVTELKNRGVADIFIACVDGLKGFPDAIEAVFPKATVQLCIVHMVRHSLNFVGWKQRKEVAADLRLIYAAPTESEAERQLTAFEVKWDDSFAPIGRSWRRNWTHLIPFFEYPPDIRKVIYTTNAIESVNMSLRKITKTRGSFPTEDAVFKLFYLALNNISQKWTMPIRDWKAALNRFTIQFDERMPRV, encoded by the coding sequence ATGACCGTAGAGATGAAACCCTTACCCGCCGAGCTGATTGACGCCCTGTTGGCCGACTACAAAAAGCCCGAAGACCTGATTGGCCAGAATGGCCTCTTGACGCCGCTCACCAAAGCCTTGGTCGAGCGAGCTTTGCAAGCCGAATTGACCGGCCACCTGGGTCACGGCAAGAACCAGTTGGTTGCCAATGAAGCGGGCAACACCCGCAACGGGTGCAGCAAGAAAACGCTCAAAGGCGATTTTGGCCAGCTACCCATAGAAATCCCCCGTGACCGCGCCGGCACCTTCGAGCCCCAACTGATTGGCAAACACCAGACCCGCTGGAGCGGCTTTGACGACAAGATACTGTCGCTGTATGCCCGAGGCATGACGGTACGCGAGATTCAAGGCCATCTGCAGGAGATGTACGGCGCCGAAGTGTCTCCTACCCTGATTTCATCCGTGACCGACGCCGTCATGGACGAGGTCAAAGCCTGGCAGTCGCGCCCCTTGGAGGCGCTGTACCCCATCGTCTACATGGACTGCATTCACGTCAAGGTGCGCGACAACGGTACTGTGCGGGTCAAGGCCCTGTACTTGGCCATTGGCGTCAACCTGGACGGCCTCAAAGAGGTACTGGGCCTGTGGATGGCCCAAACCGAAGGGGCCAAGTTCTGGCTGCAGGTGGTGACTGAACTGAAGAACCGGGGCGTGGCTGACATCTTTATCGCCTGCGTAGATGGGCTCAAAGGTTTCCCTGACGCCATTGAGGCAGTCTTCCCCAAGGCGACGGTGCAGCTTTGCATTGTTCACATGGTGCGTCACAGCCTGAACTTCGTGGGGTGGAAACAGCGCAAGGAAGTCGCCGCGGATTTGCGGCTGATTTACGCTGCGCCCACTGAATCCGAAGCTGAGCGACAACTCACGGCATTCGAGGTCAAATGGGACGATTCCTTCGCTCCGATTGGGCGCTCCTGGCGGCGCAACTGGACACACTTGATACCGTTCTTTGAATACCCGCCAGACATCCGAAAAGTGATTTACACGACCAACGCCATTGAGTCCGTGAACATGAGCCTGCGCAAAATAACCAAGACCCGCGGCTCGTTCCCAACTGAGGACGCAGTGTTCAAGCTGTTCTATCTGGCACTGAACAACATCAGCCAGAAATGGACGATGCCGATTCGGGATTGGAAGGCTGCTCTGAACCGCTTTACCATTCAGTTTGACGAGCGCATGCCGCGCGTCTAA
- the ggpS gene encoding glucosylglycerol-phosphate synthase, which translates to MTAKIEMVLATDLDGTYLSPDLNETASELYKIIKDNREKVVLIYVTGRGFESIVSLLDDSTLPRPDYIIADVGATVLKRHGDNYSSVMPLQNEIADKWPGREAVLSRTAGLKGLVLQEVPQERRCSFYYENTAILPGIKIIAKNLGLAVLTSANRYLDFLPLGVSKGHSLTQLLRSEGLPEEKVLVAGDTLNDLSLMQTGYRGVVVGNGEPALKEAVILEATPGSAHEIYQAKATGPAGILEAMDYHGFNKGFGASAEQLPVIHGSAELVIVYHRQPFDEVKTGKSYVRQQPKSPNGILPTLLGLFAGGKKGAWVAWSQRDSRNPDDFDVDVAVDAKKYPNLLASRVALTANDVNIFYKQFSKEAFWPIIFSFPERAKFQESHWKHFCEINRLFAQRTAAVAAPGATVWIHDYNLWMTPAYLRDLRPDLKIAFFHHTAFPSADIFNILPWRGYIVASLLKCDYVGFHIPRYVENFIDVVRSNVSTQVLETEFCAPTYLTHGCALGVEEMARKIQTPYGIVRVGAHPVGIDNANIKAIADAPETLKLRDSLLAEAQGRKLVLSVERLDYVKGPIEKMLAYEKFLETHPEWHDKVVMLNIVTPAAPGMEIYAKTRDKVDQVIGRINGRFSQMGWTPVRYFYRPLPFAELVAFYMASDLAWITPLRDGLNLVCKEYVSAKAASKTSGVLVLSEFAGAAVELKGALLTNPYDENSMIQSLITGLNLNERESRFRMNALIERVQEYDVNAWGDDFLAFRQDLD; encoded by the coding sequence ATGACTGCAAAAATAGAAATGGTTTTAGCCACGGATCTCGACGGCACCTACCTGTCACCTGATCTGAACGAAACGGCCTCTGAGCTTTACAAGATCATCAAGGACAACCGCGAAAAGGTTGTTCTCATTTACGTGACAGGGCGTGGCTTTGAGAGCATCGTCTCTCTTCTGGACGACTCCACTCTCCCCAGGCCCGACTACATCATTGCCGACGTAGGCGCTACTGTTTTGAAGCGACATGGCGACAATTACAGCTCAGTTATGCCGCTTCAAAACGAGATTGCCGACAAATGGCCTGGACGTGAGGCGGTGCTGAGCCGTACCGCCGGACTCAAAGGACTGGTTTTGCAAGAGGTGCCTCAGGAGCGCCGCTGCTCTTTTTATTACGAGAACACCGCCATCCTGCCCGGCATCAAAATCATCGCCAAAAACCTCGGCTTGGCCGTATTGACCTCGGCTAACCGTTACCTTGACTTTCTACCTCTGGGCGTCTCCAAAGGCCACAGCTTGACCCAACTGCTGCGTTCTGAAGGCTTGCCGGAAGAGAAAGTACTGGTCGCGGGCGACACCTTGAACGATCTCTCCTTGATGCAAACCGGCTACCGCGGCGTAGTGGTAGGCAATGGCGAACCGGCACTCAAAGAAGCGGTGATTCTGGAAGCAACCCCCGGCAGTGCACATGAAATTTACCAAGCTAAAGCCACTGGCCCAGCCGGCATTCTGGAAGCCATGGACTACCACGGCTTCAACAAAGGCTTCGGCGCGAGCGCCGAGCAACTGCCCGTCATTCATGGCTCAGCCGAGTTGGTCATTGTTTACCATCGCCAACCCTTTGACGAGGTCAAAACTGGCAAAAGCTACGTGCGCCAGCAGCCCAAAAGCCCAAACGGCATTCTGCCCACCCTCTTGGGCTTGTTTGCCGGTGGCAAAAAAGGCGCCTGGGTGGCTTGGTCACAGCGCGACAGCCGCAACCCTGATGACTTCGATGTCGATGTGGCGGTCGATGCCAAGAAGTACCCCAACTTGTTGGCCAGCCGCGTGGCCCTGACGGCCAACGATGTCAACATTTTCTACAAGCAGTTTTCAAAGGAAGCTTTCTGGCCGATCATCTTCTCTTTCCCTGAGCGGGCGAAATTTCAGGAAAGCCATTGGAAGCATTTTTGTGAAATCAACCGCCTGTTTGCCCAGCGCACCGCCGCCGTGGCCGCGCCGGGTGCCACGGTGTGGATTCATGACTACAACTTGTGGATGACCCCGGCCTACCTGCGCGACCTGCGTCCCGACTTGAAGATTGCATTCTTCCACCACACCGCATTCCCCAGCGCCGACATCTTCAACATCTTGCCGTGGCGCGGCTACATCGTGGCCAGCTTGCTGAAGTGCGACTACGTGGGCTTTCATATTCCACGCTATGTCGAAAACTTCATCGACGTGGTCCGCTCCAACGTTTCCACCCAGGTGCTGGAAACCGAGTTTTGTGCGCCCACCTACCTTACCCACGGCTGTGCGCTGGGCGTAGAAGAGATGGCCCGGAAAATCCAAACTCCTTATGGCATCGTCCGTGTGGGCGCTCACCCGGTCGGCATTGACAACGCCAACATCAAAGCCATTGCCGATGCGCCTGAAACCCTTAAACTGCGCGACAGTCTGCTGGCCGAGGCCCAGGGCAGAAAACTCGTGTTGTCCGTGGAGCGGCTGGACTACGTTAAGGGGCCGATCGAAAAGATGCTGGCCTACGAGAAGTTTCTGGAAACCCACCCCGAGTGGCATGACAAAGTCGTCATGCTCAACATCGTCACACCGGCGGCGCCCGGCATGGAGATTTACGCCAAAACGCGTGACAAGGTGGACCAGGTGATTGGCCGCATCAATGGCCGCTTCTCTCAGATGGGCTGGACGCCAGTGCGCTACTTTTACCGCCCCCTGCCCTTTGCCGAGTTGGTGGCTTTTTACATGGCATCAGACCTAGCCTGGATCACCCCGCTGCGCGACGGCCTGAACTTGGTGTGCAAGGAATATGTGTCTGCCAAAGCAGCTTCGAAGACCTCGGGCGTGCTGGTGCTGTCGGAGTTTGCCGGTGCCGCCGTCGAACTTAAAGGCGCCTTGCTGACCAACCCCTATGACGAAAATAGCATGATTCAAAGCCTGATTACCGGGTTGAACCTGAACGAGCGGGAAAGCCGCTTCCGCATGAACGCCCTCATCGAGCGTGTGCAGGAATACGACGTCAACGCCTGGGGCGATGACTTCTTGGCCTTCCGCCAGGACCTGGACTGA